AGTGGTCGAGGGCCAGGACGTCCACGTCGTCGTGCAGGCGTTCCATGGCGCGCTCGAGGAAGACGTCCCACTCGATCCAGTCGGGAAACGAGACCGGCGCCATGTTGCCCATGTTCGAAAGGAAATTCGTGGCGATGCGCGCGTCGCGCCCCAGTTCGACCCGCGCCCGGTGGAAGAGCTGATAGATCGGATCCCAGCGCACGCGCACCGGCAGGTCCACCTCCCAGCCCGCCACGCGTAGTCTCCGGATCTCGAAGAGGTTGAAATCGTCCTTGACGTGTGAGAAGTAGTTGTTGGGCTCGTTCCAGACCTGCCAGAGCGCCACGCGATCTCCCAACTCGCGCCCGCACAGCGCTACGTAGTCCTGCCAGGACGCGAGAAACGCCGCCTCGTCCCGGTGAGCGAGCTCGCAGGCCCAGCCGGGGGGGTTGTAGAGGATCGCGTAAGTGCCGATGCCCAGCCCGGCCAGCCTGTCCAGAAAGCTCCGGTACCAGGCGATGGCCTGCGGATCGGGTTCGCCCGGCCGGGGGACCAGGAAATGCCACAGAAAATCCGTCCGCAACATCCCGACGCCGAGTTCCCGCAAGCGCGGAAACAGCACGTCCAGGCGAGCGTCCATCTTGGCCATGTCGAGCCGCGCCGACAAGCGGAGCGGATTGAGGTTGACGCTCCAGACCAGCATCGGGGTCCATTATAATGGCACCGGTGCCCGACAACCCAATCGCCGCCCAGATCGCCGAGCTCCCGACCGGTCCGGGATGCTACCTGTTCCGCGATCGGGAAGGGACGTTGCTGTACATCGGCAAGGCCGTCAACCTTCGCAGCCGCGTGCGATCTTACTTCGGCGACACGGTCGCCTCGCCCAAGGTGAGGGTCCTCGCCATGCGTGTCGCGGCGATCGAGCATGTCTCGACCCGCAACGAGATAGAGGCGCTCGCGCTCGAGAACAACCTGATCAAGCGCCACCAGCCGTTCTACAACATCCGGCTGCGCGACGACTCGACCTACCCGTTCCTCAAGCTGACGACCTACGAAACGTACCCCCGGCTGCTGGTCGTGCGGCGGCGCCTGCCCGACGGCGCAAAGTACTTCGGCCCCTTTCCGGACGCCGGCGCGATGCGCGCCACGATGCACCTGGTCGGCCGCCTCTTCCCGCTCCGCAAGAAGCGCACGCCGCCCTTCAAGAACCGGCCCTGCCTGAACTACGACATCGGCCGCTGCCTCGCGCCCTGCCAGGAGCTGATTTCCAGGGCAGACTACGACCGGATGGTAGACGGAATAACTCAGTTCCTCGAAGGGCGCCATCGCGACCTCCTGACCCGGTTGCAGGCCGACATGACCGCCGCGGCGGAAAGCCTGGACTTCGAGCGCGCCGCCAAGCTGCGGGATCTGGTGCGGTCGGTCGAACGCGTGATGGAGCGCCAGCTCGTCGTCGGCGAGACCGAGGACGACTGCGACGCCCTCGCCGTGGCCATCGGACCCGGGTTCGGCTGCATCGAGCTGTTTCAGGTGCGCGAGGGCAAGGTGGTCAGCCGCCGGGAGCACACCCTGGAGCTGCCCAGGGAGGTCGTCGAGACCGCCGAGGACCTGGCCGCCACCATCATCGGCGCCTTCATCGGGCAGCACTACGGCGACGCAGAGATCCCGCCCGAGATCCTGGTTCCCGCCCTGCCCGACTTCGCCGAGGCGCTCGAGGCCTACCTCGGCGAGAAGCGGGGAAGCCGCGTGCACCTGACGCTCCCGCAGCGCGGCTCCCGGCGGAAGCTGCTGGATCTGGTCCAGGAGAACGCCAATGCCGGCGCCGAGCGTCTGGCGCTGTCGCGCAGCGCCGCCCAGGAACGTACCGGGCAGGCCCTCTCCGCCCTGGCCGAGGCCATCGGGATGGAAGATCTGCCCGAGCGCATCGAAGGCTTCGACATCTCGCACGTTCAGGGCACCGACCCGGTCGCCTCCCTGGTCGTGTTCTGCGGCGCACAGCCAGCCAAGGCCGAGTACCGGAAGTTCAAGATCCGCACGGCCAAGGGCGGCGACGACTTCGCCAGCATGCAGGAGGTCGTGCAGCGGCGCTACGCCAAGCTTTTGCGGGAAGGCGCCGACATGCCCGACCTGATCCTCATCGACGGCGGGCGCGGGCAACTCAATGCGGCACTGGAGGCCCTGCGGGCCCTGGGCGTGGAAGAACAGCCCATTTTCGGCCTGGCCAAGAAGCTGGAGGAACTCTACCTGCCGGCTAGAGCCGACCCGGTACGCCTGCCTCCCGGCTCGCCGGCGCTCCACCTCATCCAGCGCGTGCGTGACGAAGCTCACCGCTTTGCCGTCGGCTTCCACCGGACGCTTCGGGGAAAGCACATGAGCGCGAGCGCCCTGGATGGCATTCCGGGGGTAGGTCCAAACCGCAAGCGATCCCTGCTTAGCCGGCTCGGATCGGTCGAGGCCATGCGGCGGCTCGACCCGGCCGATCTGGCCGCGCGCGGCGGCATCCCGCGGCCCGTGGCCGAGCGGATCCACGCCGCGCTAAACTCGGATGCGCCCGAGTAACGTGCCCCGCGCCCTCGTGGCGCTCGGGCTGACGGCCGCCCTGCTGGCGCTCCCCGCGCAGGCCCGGCCG
The window above is part of the Candidatus Tanganyikabacteria bacterium genome. Proteins encoded here:
- the uvrC gene encoding excinuclease ABC subunit UvrC, with the translated sequence MPDNPIAAQIAELPTGPGCYLFRDREGTLLYIGKAVNLRSRVRSYFGDTVASPKVRVLAMRVAAIEHVSTRNEIEALALENNLIKRHQPFYNIRLRDDSTYPFLKLTTYETYPRLLVVRRRLPDGAKYFGPFPDAGAMRATMHLVGRLFPLRKKRTPPFKNRPCLNYDIGRCLAPCQELISRADYDRMVDGITQFLEGRHRDLLTRLQADMTAAAESLDFERAAKLRDLVRSVERVMERQLVVGETEDDCDALAVAIGPGFGCIELFQVREGKVVSRREHTLELPREVVETAEDLAATIIGAFIGQHYGDAEIPPEILVPALPDFAEALEAYLGEKRGSRVHLTLPQRGSRRKLLDLVQENANAGAERLALSRSAAQERTGQALSALAEAIGMEDLPERIEGFDISHVQGTDPVASLVVFCGAQPAKAEYRKFKIRTAKGGDDFASMQEVVQRRYAKLLREGADMPDLILIDGGRGQLNAALEALRALGVEEQPIFGLAKKLEELYLPARADPVRLPPGSPALHLIQRVRDEAHRFAVGFHRTLRGKHMSASALDGIPGVGPNRKRSLLSRLGSVEAMRRLDPADLAARGGIPRPVAERIHAALNSDAPE
- a CDS encoding family 1 glycosylhydrolase, whose amino-acid sequence is MLVWSVNLNPLRLSARLDMAKMDARLDVLFPRLRELGVGMLRTDFLWHFLVPRPGEPDPQAIAWYRSFLDRLAGLGIGTYAILYNPPGWACELAHRDEAAFLASWQDYVALCGRELGDRVALWQVWNEPNNYFSHVKDDFNLFEIRRLRVAGWEVDLPVRVRWDPIYQLFHRARVELGRDARIATNFLSNMGNMAPVSFPDWIEWDVFLERAMERLHDDVDVLALDHYPDTWVPGTGPLDWEPLSVLLRKLRDPRSACHGKAAVIGELGYSSCTNANLPLGIRFFPEDHTEGRMADWYAHALPHVAARVGPESLPDQDFHLINLYELIDAEPDSIGGRSDLVDIEYHFGLLRCDASPKPAFDVVREIVAGRPVPATKADWGRSGPMQVYLEASRMSRGFHRWLGPKLVALYKTVTPPMRRPGERMVAGFGALWLLYNALRKPRS